Proteins from a single region of Hordeum vulgare subsp. vulgare chromosome 6H, MorexV3_pseudomolecules_assembly, whole genome shotgun sequence:
- the LOC123403471 gene encoding uncharacterized protein C23H3.12c, with protein sequence MQARVVVFPIKGRAWCFACPRPALPATSASASAAGSGALPPPPTLKDLWRGVSAGGRSAPENAEAVADFVADKMNRAWIGFGSAPEGSVKRRIHSFGLKLLSRVRPSETLLKSLTKDVSMLEIVHPASINPRLVRRRLRHIAVRGAAIHKKYLYGSICMLPVTSVFMVLPLPNIPFFWTLFRAYSHWRALQGSEKLHFLVSDYSGQGKTLLEKKNETRTRKDSDSQYAPWTFHPSEKLDGFLERRGLDEGLDCDTISRICQAYDLDKVDVLKYRDLEWPSSASRAT encoded by the exons atgcAGGCCCGCGTCGTCGTCTTCCCCATCAAAGGCCGCGCCTGGTGCTTCGCCTGCCCGCGCCCCGCCCTCCCCGccacctccgcctccgcctccgccgcggGCAGCGGCGCcctcccgccgccgcccaccCTCAAGGACCTCTGGCGTGGGGTATCCGCCGGAGGACGCTCGGCGCCGGAGAACGCCGAGGCCGTGGCCGACTTCGTCGCAGACAAG ATGAACCGGGCGTGGATCGGCTTCGGCAGCGCGCCGGAGGGATCAGTAAAGAGACGCATACACAG CTTCGGGTTAAAGCTGCTTTCGCGTGTGCGGCCATCAGAGACTCTGTTGAAGTCACTGACCAAGGATGTCTCCATGCTTGAAATCGTCCACCCGGCAAG TATAAATCCTCGTCTCGTGCGCCGGCGTCTGCGCCACATTGCTGTTAG GGGTGCAGCTATTCACAAAAAGTACCTCTATGGCAGCATTTGCATGTTACCGGTAACGAGCGTTTTCATG GTACTGCCTTTGCCAAACATACCATTTTTTTGGACGCTGTTTCGAGCTTATTCTCATTGGAGAGCTCTCCAG GGAAGCGAGAAGCTGCACTTTCTAGTTTCAGACTACTCAGGTCAAGGGAAAACCCTTctcgagaagaaaaatgaaacgcGTACAAGAAAGGATAGCGACTCACAGTATGCTCCTTGG ACTTTCCATCCATCAGAGAAGCTTGATGGGTTCCTTGAGAGGAGAGGCTTGGATGAGGGTCTGGACTGCGACACCATCTCGAGGATATGCCAGGCGTACGACTTGGACAAGGTCGATGTCCTGAAGTATAGAGATCTGGAGTGGCCTAGCTCAGCTTCTCGTGCAACTTAG